One genomic window of Punica granatum isolate Tunisia-2019 chromosome 1, ASM765513v2, whole genome shotgun sequence includes the following:
- the LOC116193432 gene encoding probable histone H2A.5, with amino-acid sequence MEGKGAGGRKGGDRKKSVSKSVKAGLQFPVGRIARFLKKGRYAQRTGTGAPIYLAAVLEYLAAEVLELAGNAARDNKKTRINPRHVLLAVRNDEELGKLLQGVTIASGGVLPNINPVLLPKKSTSDAEKTSLPKSPKKA; translated from the exons ATGGAAGGCAAAGGTGCCGGTGGTAGGAAGGGAGGCGACAGGAAGAAGTCCGTCTCGAAGTCCGTGAAGGCGGGGCTCCAGTTCCCCGTTGGCCGTATCGCCCGTTTCCTCAAGAAGGGCCGCTACGCCCAGAGGACTGGCACCGGAGCTCCGATCTACCTTGCTGCCGTCCTCGAGTACCTCGCCGCTGAG GTGCTGGAGCTGGCGGGGAATGCGGCCCGTGACAACAAGAAGACGAGGATCAACCCAAGGCACGTGCTGCTGGCGGTGAGGAACGACGAGGAGCTGGGGAAGCTGCTGCAGGGCGTGACTATCGCCAGCGGTGGTGTCCTCCCCAACATCAACCCGGTCCTGTTGCCGAAGAAATCCACCTCTGACGCCGAGAAGACCTCTCTGCCAAAATCACCCAAGAAGGCTTAA
- the LOC116193396 gene encoding putative protease Do-like 14 encodes MKLLLSKILTAHGRNSLLRIAAAAAAGSGLLYASSHSKCPTRLSVSIHLPLTNQVKLPCPAFPSSDHGLTGTLPWFSFRSSPFPSDDVNNAISPDTGASAKPCSGGCLGRDTIANAAARVGPAVVNLSVPQGFFGIPVGKNIGSGTIIDKDGTILTCAHVVVDFQGPRSPSTGKVAVTLQDGRMFEGTVTNADIHSDIAIVKINSKAPLPTAKLGSSSRLRPGDWVLSVGCPLSLQNTVTAGIVSCVDRKSSDLGLGGLRREYLQTDCAINAGNSGGPLVNIDGEVVGVNIMKALGADGVSFSVPIDSVTKIIAQFRKSGRVVRPWLGLKMVDLNEMVIAQLKERDPTFPNVGKGVLVVTVTPGSPADRAGILPGDVVVEFDGKPVESISEIIEIMGDHIGVPMMVVVKRAKDRVVTLTATPDESCPDI; translated from the exons ATGAAGCTCCTGCTG AGTAAGATTTTGACCGCCCATGGCAGGAATTCTCTCCTGCGGATCGCGGCGGCAGCTGCTGCCGGTTCTGGCCTGCTCTACGCGAGCTCACATTCCAAATGCC CAACGAGGTTATCTGTCTCAATTCATTTGCCATTGACCAATCAAGTTAAATTGCCGTGCCCAGCATTTCCTTCATCAGATCACGGGCTCACTG GAACACTACCATGGTTTTCTTTTAGAAGTAGTCCATTCCCGTCTGATGATGTAAATAACGCCATTTCCCCTGACACTGGAGCAAGTGCAAAACCATGTTCTGGTGGGTGTCTGGGCAGAGACACCATTGCCAACGCAGCAGCGAGGGTTGGTCCTGCAGTCGTTAATCTATCTGTTCCTCAAG GTTTCTTTGGGATACCCGTTGGAAAGAATATAGGTTCTGGGACTATCATTGACAAAGACGGTACCATCTTAACTTGTGCCCATGTTGTCGTTGATTTCCAAGGCCCTAGATCTCCATCTACAGGGAAG GTTGCTGTAACTTTACAAGATGGCCGAATGTTTGAGGGTACAGTCACCAATGCTGATATTCATTCTGATATTGCCATCGTGAAGATCAATTCTAAGGCTCCACTTCCTACTGCAAAACTTGGCTCATCGAGTAGGCTTCGTCCTGGAGATTGGGTCTTATCAGTGGGATGTCCGCTTTCCCTGCAGAATACTGTGACAGCTGGTATTGTGAG CTGTGTTGACCGCAAAAGTAGTGATTTGGGTCTAGGAGGACTCAGGAGAGAATATCTACAGACAGATTGTGCAATCAATGCA GGAAATTCTGGGGGACCTCTTGTAAATATCGATGGAGAAGTTGTTGGGGTTAATATTATGAAAGCATTAGGTGCAGATGGAGTGAGTTTTTCTGTACCAATTGATTCAGTTACCAAAATTATTGCGCAATTCCGGAAAAGTGG GAGAGTTGTACGGCCTTGGTTGGGATTAAAAATGGTAGACCTCAACGAGATGGTAATTGCTCAGCTTAAAGAAAGAGACCCGACATTTCCCAATGTCGGCAAAGGCGTTCTTGTAGTGACG GTAACTCCAGGCTCCCCCGCTGATCGTGCAGGCATCCTACCCGGCGATGTAGTTGTTGAGTTTGACGGTAAACCTGTTGAAAGTATCTCTGAG ATAATCGAGATCATGGGAGACCATATCGGGGTACCGATGATGGTGGTTGTTAAGAGAGCAAAGGACCGTGTGGTTACTTTAACTGCAACTCCGGACGAGTCCTGCCCCGATATTTGA